The following coding sequences are from one Limibacillus halophilus window:
- a CDS encoding D-amino-acid transaminase encodes MSRIVYVNGEFLPEESATVSIFDRGFLFADGVYEVSPVLKGQMFDNDGHLVRLQRSLSELRISLPMPVDEIVAIQNELIERNRLQEGMIYLQVTRGAADRDFAFPKDAKPSIVLFTQTLSILDSPKAKKGLSVITVPDIRWSRRDIKTVGLLAQSLAKQAALDEGADDAWMVQDGFVTEGSSNNAFIVTQDGKIITRNLSNDILHGITRKAVLALVEREGLLLEERAFTPEEAYEAAEAFSTSATGFVMPVVKIDGRILHNGAPGPVSVRLRGLYIEAAMALIDAA; translated from the coding sequence GTGTCCCGGATTGTGTATGTAAACGGTGAGTTCTTACCCGAGGAATCCGCGACAGTTTCGATTTTCGATCGAGGTTTTCTTTTTGCCGACGGCGTTTATGAAGTCAGTCCGGTCTTGAAAGGCCAAATGTTTGACAACGACGGGCATTTGGTGCGGTTGCAGCGATCTCTTTCCGAATTGCGTATCTCTTTGCCGATGCCTGTTGACGAGATTGTGGCTATCCAGAACGAACTGATCGAAAGGAACCGGCTCCAGGAAGGCATGATCTACCTTCAAGTGACACGCGGAGCCGCTGACCGGGATTTTGCGTTTCCGAAAGACGCAAAGCCGAGCATCGTCCTATTCACTCAAACGCTTAGCATCCTCGATAGCCCGAAAGCGAAGAAAGGTCTCTCGGTTATAACTGTGCCAGACATTCGTTGGAGCCGCAGAGATATCAAGACGGTCGGTCTGCTGGCCCAATCCCTTGCTAAGCAAGCCGCACTTGATGAAGGCGCCGATGATGCCTGGATGGTGCAGGACGGATTTGTAACCGAGGGCTCGTCCAACAATGCCTTCATCGTTACGCAAGACGGGAAAATCATTACGCGGAATCTCAGTAATGACATTCTTCACGGCATAACCCGCAAAGCTGTGTTAGCGCTGGTCGAACGTGAGGGTTTGTTGCTTGAAGAGCGCGCCTTTACCCCAGAAGAGGCCTACGAAGCTGCTGAAGCTTTTTCAACCAGCGCGACAGGATTCGTTATGCCGGTGGTTAAGATTGATGGCAGGATTCTGCACAATGGCGCCCCAGGTCCCGTCTCTGTTCGCCTGCGCGGTCTTTACATCGAAGCCGCAATGGCACTGATTGACGCGGCTTAG
- a CDS encoding XRE family transcriptional regulator — protein MTKLAEIVRQRRREIGLSQPQLARRVGVSAQAVQQMEAGEVRRPRYLVELANALGLEPVALHEGRRVVMGPGTDSDTPLMSPHRGESGRSSEAPRGNAAFPQAMGGGGRDLPVYASAQGGPDGMMVSYDPIEWIERPAPLAGVPSAFAMYVVNDSMEPRYRQGDLLLIHPQRPVRRGADVLLVMLSDIDDHEAYIKELVSVTVDNVTLRQLNPDKTFSVPRDRVAGLHLVVGAYYGY, from the coding sequence ATGACAAAACTTGCTGAAATCGTTCGCCAGCGCCGGCGCGAGATCGGTCTATCCCAGCCGCAACTGGCCCGGCGCGTCGGCGTCTCCGCCCAAGCTGTCCAGCAAATGGAAGCTGGGGAGGTTCGTCGCCCCCGCTATCTCGTGGAACTAGCAAATGCTTTAGGTTTAGAACCTGTTGCGTTGCATGAGGGCCGCAGAGTCGTGATGGGGCCTGGCACCGATTCAGACACGCCGCTCATGTCGCCTCACCGTGGCGAATCAGGCCGTTCGTCGGAGGCGCCACGTGGTAACGCTGCTTTCCCGCAAGCAATGGGGGGCGGCGGCAGAGATCTTCCTGTCTACGCAAGCGCCCAGGGCGGTCCTGACGGTATGATGGTGAGTTACGATCCTATCGAATGGATTGAACGCCCTGCACCACTTGCCGGTGTGCCGAGCGCATTTGCGATGTATGTGGTTAATGATTCGATGGAGCCGCGCTACCGGCAAGGCGACCTTCTTCTAATTCATCCGCAAAGACCGGTTCGCCGAGGTGCGGATGTGCTTTTGGTCATGTTATCTGATATCGATGATCATGAAGCTTACATAAAGGAACTGGTTTCCGTCACAGTAGATAACGTGACTCTTCGCCAACTGAATCCGGATAAAACATTTTCGGTGCCACGCGATAGAGTTGCTGGCCTGCATCTTGTCGTTGGTGCTTACTACGGTTATTAG
- a CDS encoding portal protein produces the protein MAVTAQALIARHDILAAERENWESLWQEIAERVLPRQADFSIRRSPGTKRTEKILDATAPLALERFAAAMEAMLTPRGARWHRLQANDDSLNRNPSVRRWYDQAADTLFRERYSPSANYASQQHEVYMSLGAFGTGVLNVEEGLGGGLSYRALHLGECLIAENHQGRVDTLFRNFEMTARQARQRWQDSHLPESLLRSAEMDPDRRFTFLHAVYPREERDPKRQDKLHMPFASVVLLREPQHIVSEGGFEEFPFMVSRYVTAPRETYGRSPAMLALPDIKMLNEMEKTNARAAHRLVDPPLLLHDDNLLSRFSLRPGALNFGGVDGQGRQLVHPLTTGSQPQFSLQMTEQKRGVINDAFLVTLFQILVDAPRMTATEVLQRAQEKGALLGPAVGRQQSEALGPMIERELAILQRTGKLPPLPPALIEAQGEYRIEYDGPLSRAQRAEEGVAIARTAEALLPMVQFAPDIMDNFDGDEISRVIAEANGVSAKVIRSIESRESLRTQRKQATELQEVVTAAPGTAAALEKISRLQGGSNA, from the coding sequence ATGGCAGTGACGGCACAAGCCCTCATAGCGCGCCATGATATTTTGGCCGCGGAGAGAGAAAATTGGGAGAGCCTTTGGCAGGAAATCGCCGAACGTGTGCTTCCCAGACAAGCGGACTTCAGCATCCGTCGATCACCCGGAACTAAGAGAACCGAAAAGATCCTTGACGCTACGGCACCGCTTGCATTGGAGAGATTTGCCGCCGCGATGGAGGCGATGCTGACGCCACGAGGTGCCCGATGGCATAGACTTCAAGCAAATGACGACTCTTTAAATCGAAACCCCAGCGTTCGCCGTTGGTACGACCAAGCCGCAGATACCCTATTTCGGGAGCGCTACAGCCCAAGCGCAAACTATGCAAGCCAGCAGCACGAAGTTTATATGAGCCTGGGCGCTTTCGGCACAGGTGTACTCAACGTCGAAGAGGGATTGGGTGGCGGCCTTTCTTACCGCGCTTTGCATCTTGGAGAATGTTTGATTGCCGAAAACCACCAAGGTCGCGTGGATACGCTGTTCCGTAATTTTGAAATGACGGCACGGCAAGCACGGCAACGGTGGCAGGATTCGCATCTTCCAGAAAGTTTGCTGCGATCGGCGGAAATGGACCCAGACCGGCGCTTCACGTTCTTACATGCCGTTTATCCTCGAGAAGAACGTGATCCCAAGCGGCAGGACAAACTGCATATGCCTTTTGCGAGCGTGGTGCTGCTTCGTGAGCCGCAGCACATTGTCTCGGAGGGGGGATTTGAGGAATTCCCATTCATGGTGAGCCGATACGTGACGGCTCCACGTGAGACATACGGTCGGTCGCCAGCGATGCTCGCCCTGCCTGATATCAAGATGTTGAATGAAATGGAGAAGACGAATGCACGGGCCGCTCACCGGCTAGTGGATCCTCCATTGCTGCTCCATGACGACAATCTTCTCAGCCGTTTTAGCCTGCGGCCCGGGGCATTAAATTTTGGCGGCGTTGATGGCCAGGGACGGCAGTTGGTTCACCCTCTCACGACCGGTTCTCAACCTCAGTTTAGCTTGCAAATGACCGAACAAAAGCGGGGGGTGATAAACGACGCCTTCCTGGTGACGCTGTTTCAGATACTGGTCGATGCGCCAAGAATGACGGCAACGGAAGTTCTCCAACGTGCACAGGAGAAAGGGGCGCTTCTGGGGCCTGCTGTTGGACGCCAGCAGTCGGAAGCGCTGGGTCCTATGATCGAGCGGGAGCTCGCTATACTTCAGCGCACGGGCAAACTCCCCCCACTGCCACCTGCGCTGATCGAAGCGCAAGGCGAGTACCGCATTGAATATGATGGCCCCTTGAGCAGGGCACAGCGGGCGGAAGAAGGAGTGGCAATTGCCAGAACCGCGGAGGCATTGCTACCCATGGTGCAGTTTGCGCCAGATATCATGGACAACTTTGACGGCGATGAGATTAGCCGGGTTATTGCCGAGGCCAACGGTGTGTCTGCAAAGGTCATTCGGTCTATCGAATCGCGTGAATCGCTGCGCACGCAGCGCAAACAAGCCACAGAGCTACAAGAAGTGGTAACCGCGGCACCTGGCACGGCGGCGGCTTTGGAGAAAATCTCTCGCCTTCAGGGAGGTTCAAATGCCTGA